The following nucleotide sequence is from Mesobacillus jeotgali.
CGAGTAATTGATTGGGCGCAGGAAACCGAAGCCTTCTGACTGGATGATTTCCAGGACACCTTCCATGAAAAAATAGCCCTGCTGTTCAGCACGTGCTTTTAAAATAGCAAAAATAAGTTCTTTTTTCGTTAATTTGCTGTAATAAGAGACTTTATACTCCTTTGCGAGTTCATAAAGCTCTTTTAATTTCATATTTTCTAAGCTTGAAATATTTACTTCCATAATGTCACCACGCCTTAAAATATTTCGATTTCCCCCATAAAAAATGTATTAAGAATATCAGCGTATGGATGGAAAAAGAAGAAATGAGTTACCTTTGAAGGTTGTAAGAAGGAATTAATGAAGGTGTACAACTGATTTGTGTTCATTCTAATAAACATGAGTATTAAAACAATTTTCATTTTACCCTTAAACAGGAAAAATAATCAATCTTTTTATTTAGTCGCTCCCTTTGGCTGCATCATGCGGCAAAGGGAGCTTTTTTGTAAGGGTTTACGATTCTTTTAAAAAAATAATATTATTTCATTACTAGGTGCGGCTTTTTCTTCAGGCTGTGCTGTCCTTCGATGAAGCGGACTGTGCCTGATTTTGCTCGCATGACGACTGAGTGGGTTGAGCCATAAGAGCCTTTGAATTGGACTCCTTTAAGCAGCTCGCCATCTGTTACACCTGTTGCTGCGAAAATGGCATCGTCGCCACGGACGAAATCTTCCATAAGGAGGACTTTATTGACATCGATGCCCATTTTTTTGCATCGCTCGAGCTCAGCATCATTTTGCGGAAGCAACCGACCCTGAATTTCTCCACCGAGGCTTTTAAGAGCTACTGCAGCGATGACACCCTCTGGTGCTCCGCCTGAACCGAACAGGATATCCACTCCGGTAGTATCGAACGCCGTGTTGATTGCGCCAGCTACATCTCCGTCATTGATCAATTTGATCCTTGCTCCTGCCTCACGAAGCTGGGCAATGATATGTTCATGGCGCGGACGGTTCAATACTGTCGCCACAACATCTTCAATATCCTTGTTCTTCGCTTTAGCCACAGCCTTCAGATTATCAAGAACAGAAGCATTGATATCGACCATTCCGACTGCTTCAGGACCAACGGCTAGTTTATCCATGTACATGTCCGGAGCGTGAAGCAGGTTGCCGTTATCCGCTACCGCCAGGACTGCAAGGGCGTTCCAGCCGCCTGATGCTACAATGTTCGTTCCTTCCAAAGGGTCGACGGCAACATCCAAACGCGGACCATAGCCTGTCCCAAGCTTTTCACCGATATACAGCATCGGTGCTTCGTCCATTTCTCCTTCACCGATTACGACTGTGCCTTTCATCGGGATGGTGTCGAACACATCTCTCATTGCCGAAGTTGCAGCATCGTCAGCTTCGTCTTTTTTTCCGCGTCCCATCCAGCGGGCTGAAGCAAGCGCCGCCGCTTCTGTCACGCGGACAAGCTCCATCGTCAAGCTACGTTCCATATGATCATCCCCTAATCATGAAAGGGGCTAATGCCTACCAAAAAAGTATACCTCTCAATCCCTTCCTATTCAGCCCGTTCCAATAATCAGCTTTCTCCTCGTTAACCGATTATGTCTCGGAACTGCTTAGGAAACGGATTTAATACTGCCGCAATTGGCGGCTAGATGACCAATTAGGTTATACTATTCTGCGTTTTTGATAAACAATAGCACCGCTTTTTGTATTGTACAGCTCTATTGTACTATACTTTTTATGATTTTTTTATCTCTTCTTGTTCTTCAGAGGTCAGATCTTCCCGCCAAATTGTGGCACCGAGTCCATTGAGCTTTTCAACGATATGGCTGTAGCCGCGGTCGATATGGTCGACACCGGTGATTTCGGTGACTCCTTCAGCCATAAGTCCGGCAATGACAAGCGCCGCTCCGGCACGGAGGTCACTGGCCTTTACTTTAGCTCCCTGAAGCTTAACCGGCCCGCTGATGATCGCCGATCTGCCCTCGACCTTGATATTCGCATTCATTCTTCTCAGTTCGTCGATATGCTTGAAGC
It contains:
- the glpX gene encoding class II fructose-bisphosphatase, producing the protein MERSLTMELVRVTEAAALASARWMGRGKKDEADDAATSAMRDVFDTIPMKGTVVIGEGEMDEAPMLYIGEKLGTGYGPRLDVAVDPLEGTNIVASGGWNALAVLAVADNGNLLHAPDMYMDKLAVGPEAVGMVDINASVLDNLKAVAKAKNKDIEDVVATVLNRPRHEHIIAQLREAGARIKLINDGDVAGAINTAFDTTGVDILFGSGGAPEGVIAAVALKSLGGEIQGRLLPQNDAELERCKKMGIDVNKVLLMEDFVRGDDAIFAATGVTDGELLKGVQFKGSYGSTHSVVMRAKSGTVRFIEGQHSLKKKPHLVMK